The Paenibacillus sp. FSL W8-0426 region ACCTCTATCATCGGGTTTGCAAGAGCACTGAAGGACAAAAAGATGGACCAGGAGCAGCGTGACCAGTATTTGACGATCATTGAAACGGAGTGCGTCCGTCTGTCCAGACTCAGCGATAACTTAATGAAGCTTGCCGTCCTGGACGCCTCGGAACACGCATCACATCAAACCACGTACCGTTTGGACCGACAATTGGTTACGCTGATTCTGGCCTGCGAGCCCCAATGGGACGACAAAAAAATCGATATGAACGTGGAGATGGAAGAGCTTGAAATCACCGCTGATGAGGATTTGATGATTCAGGTGTGGGTCAACCTTCTCCATAATGCAATCAAGTTTACGCCACCGGGCGGAAAAATCGATGTTTTACTTACGCAAAGCGAAGAAAACGTATCGGTCCGTATTACGGATAGCGGACCCGGTATCGCCCTTCAGGACCAGCTTCGGATTTTTGAGCGTTTCTACAAAGCGGACGAATCGCGGACCCGTGCCTTGGGCGGCAGCGGGCTGGGCCTGTCGATCGTGCATAAAATCGTGGACATGCATGACGGTACGGT contains the following coding sequences:
- a CDS encoding HAMP domain-containing sensor histidine kinase, whose amino-acid sequence is MKRESGFLHMARNIILVSLALFACWTAAFYITRSVYSLIPWEPHELIAFLINAMLGFILFGIGITCIGPLVKGRDNEHFNELIQALKSISRGDFRVNLDAAFARRGGRQGHTHPYAQLVESINDMAAKLKAMEDLRQEFISNVSHEIGSPLTSIIGFARALKDKKMDQEQRDQYLTIIETECVRLSRLSDNLMKLAVLDASEHASHQTTYRLDRQLVTLILACEPQWDDKKIDMNVEMEELEITADEDLMIQVWVNLLHNAIKFTPPGGKIDVLLTQSEENVSVRITDSGPGIALQDQLRIFERFYKADESRTRALGGSGLGLSIVHKIVDMHDGTVAVSSIPGKGATFTVHIPLNKRIDTGEDEG